A genomic region of Polyangiaceae bacterium contains the following coding sequences:
- the mscL gene encoding large-conductance mechanosensitive channel protein MscL encodes MLKEFKEFAMRGNVVDLAVGIVIGAAFGRIVNSFVNDIIMPPVGLLLGNVDFSNLAIVLKEKTATTEAVAIRYGAFINTILDFVIVAFAIFFLIRQMNRLKRKQEAVAAAPTTKECPKCYSAIPVKASRCPNCTSELPTV; translated from the coding sequence ATGCTGAAAGAATTCAAGGAATTCGCGATGCGGGGCAACGTCGTCGACCTGGCGGTCGGCATCGTGATCGGTGCCGCATTCGGCAGGATCGTCAACTCGTTCGTCAACGATATCATCATGCCGCCCGTGGGGCTGCTCCTCGGCAACGTCGATTTTTCCAATCTTGCGATTGTCCTGAAAGAAAAGACAGCCACGACGGAGGCCGTTGCCATTCGTTATGGCGCATTCATCAACACCATCTTGGACTTCGTGATCGTTGCGTTCGCCATCTTTTTCTTGATTCGGCAAATGAATCGACTCAAGAGAAAACAAGAAGCGGTCGCCGCTGCTCCAACGACGAAAGAATGCCCGAAGTGTTATTCGGCCATTCCGGTCAAAGCATCACGTTGCCCGAACTGCACCTCCGAGCTCCCCACAGTGTGA
- the tssI gene encoding type VI secretion system tip protein VgrG, with translation MKAHAFQHRGNQADFVLGTRVDGWKGFDVVRFRAVEELSQPFRYDIVLRRRVEDGPVNLDDLLDGGASFRIACEERWRTVHGIIVEAEEVDRTDKLFYYRVLLAPHLVRSMYRRRCRTFVQRTLGEIIESVLENRTQDNPTGLSGLTKRTKAPTAAETMPDFDDFREPRGEYMMRVSDEARLKNAQLYRFVAQYNESDFDFVSRLLEQEGISYYFEHTNDSVVMILTDAPGQKPLFAEDAKLTMRAVAQAGASADQEVVRGLRESLRNRSRSVAMREYDWRRSNQVFTHRSEADEAHFDYAGHYEFPAKDDQLDQPVGQFPSKIRLERFEAERQLREGFGTIRTMEPGHRIELHDGDNLRDDIDLLIVRVESMATQHDVAGSELEHEHFGFRTTKQSIGAYENRFVVLGADVPFRPAMITPKPRIHGLQVARVTAEESGVVTIGDGVVSTPPDIHCDEYGNVRIRFPWDQRKPEENTPSSDWVRVAHFWAGSDYGAQHVPRVGHEVLVAFMQGDPDRPVIVGRVYNPQSPPPYPPTASAKAKTQTTWKSASSSVTERTEGFNEFRFTDYTGEQEVYLQAEKDFNELVKDSHSTSVGGNQSNSVGNDQSNSVKGNRTHDVVGTESVHVHGNRTTQFDANEDHTVNAFLTTNVGANEEHTVGGFLKTKVGANETREIGAFRGTKVGANDDLNVGAWRNTTVGSGENRTVSGPDNVTVSGDRRVTVGGSQIMNANANHEMGSTNTYIRPSGDFQVNSTTAGFNQTGSFYVNVNGCTISCSAGKLVLDNGAGAAISLVGGIIVVKSGGPTNLTAGGPLNATAPTIKLNG, from the coding sequence ATGAAGGCCCATGCATTTCAGCATCGCGGGAATCAAGCAGATTTCGTTCTCGGAACACGCGTCGACGGCTGGAAGGGTTTCGACGTGGTGCGTTTTCGCGCCGTCGAGGAACTGAGCCAACCGTTCCGTTACGACATCGTGCTGCGTAGGCGTGTCGAAGATGGTCCCGTGAACCTCGACGATTTGCTCGATGGCGGAGCGAGCTTTCGTATCGCCTGCGAGGAGCGATGGCGAACGGTGCACGGGATCATCGTGGAAGCCGAGGAAGTGGATCGAACGGACAAGTTGTTTTATTATCGTGTGCTGCTCGCGCCGCATCTGGTCCGATCCATGTACCGGCGGAGGTGTCGGACGTTCGTTCAGCGAACGCTCGGGGAAATCATCGAGAGCGTGCTCGAGAACCGGACACAGGACAATCCGACGGGGCTGTCGGGGCTGACGAAGCGCACGAAAGCGCCGACTGCGGCCGAGACGATGCCCGATTTCGACGATTTTCGCGAGCCTCGGGGCGAATACATGATGCGGGTATCCGACGAGGCGCGGCTGAAGAATGCGCAGCTCTATCGATTCGTAGCGCAATACAACGAATCGGATTTCGATTTCGTGTCGCGGCTGCTCGAGCAAGAGGGAATCAGCTATTACTTCGAGCATACGAACGATTCGGTGGTGATGATTTTGACGGACGCTCCGGGGCAGAAACCGCTGTTTGCGGAGGACGCGAAACTCACGATGCGAGCGGTGGCGCAAGCTGGAGCGAGCGCGGATCAGGAGGTCGTACGGGGGCTGCGGGAATCGCTGCGCAATCGATCGAGGTCCGTTGCGATGCGTGAATACGACTGGCGACGGAGCAATCAGGTGTTCACGCATCGGAGCGAAGCGGACGAGGCGCATTTCGATTACGCGGGGCATTATGAATTTCCTGCCAAGGATGATCAGCTCGACCAACCCGTAGGCCAATTCCCATCGAAGATAAGGCTCGAAAGGTTCGAGGCGGAGCGGCAATTGCGCGAAGGATTCGGTACGATTCGCACGATGGAGCCGGGGCATCGCATCGAGCTGCACGATGGCGACAATTTGCGAGACGACATCGACTTGCTCATCGTACGCGTCGAATCCATGGCCACGCAGCACGACGTCGCGGGCAGCGAGCTCGAGCACGAGCATTTCGGGTTTCGAACGACGAAACAATCGATTGGGGCGTATGAAAATCGGTTCGTCGTATTGGGGGCCGACGTCCCATTTCGTCCGGCAATGATCACGCCGAAGCCTCGCATTCATGGGCTTCAGGTCGCGCGCGTGACGGCCGAGGAGAGCGGTGTGGTGACGATTGGCGACGGCGTCGTGAGCACGCCGCCCGACATTCATTGCGACGAATATGGGAACGTGCGGATTCGTTTTCCGTGGGATCAGCGCAAACCCGAAGAGAACACGCCAAGCTCGGATTGGGTACGCGTAGCGCATTTTTGGGCTGGCAGCGATTATGGCGCACAGCACGTGCCGCGCGTGGGCCACGAAGTGCTCGTGGCGTTCATGCAGGGCGATCCGGATAGGCCCGTCATCGTGGGTCGAGTCTACAATCCGCAATCACCGCCGCCTTATCCGCCAACGGCGAGCGCCAAGGCGAAAACGCAAACGACGTGGAAGAGCGCAAGCTCGTCGGTGACCGAACGGACGGAAGGTTTCAATGAATTCAGGTTCACCGATTACACGGGCGAGCAGGAAGTGTACTTGCAAGCCGAAAAGGACTTCAACGAGCTGGTCAAGGATTCGCACTCGACGAGCGTCGGTGGCAACCAGTCGAATTCTGTGGGCAATGATCAATCGAATTCGGTGAAAGGCAATCGCACGCACGACGTCGTCGGTACCGAAAGCGTGCACGTGCACGGGAACAGGACGACGCAATTCGACGCGAACGAAGATCATACGGTGAACGCCTTTTTGACGACGAACGTAGGTGCCAACGAAGAGCACACGGTGGGAGGTTTTTTGAAAACCAAGGTGGGCGCCAATGAAACGCGCGAAATCGGAGCTTTTCGCGGCACCAAAGTGGGCGCCAACGATGATCTGAACGTCGGTGCATGGCGAAACACCACGGTTGGTTCAGGCGAAAATCGCACGGTGAGCGGGCCGGATAACGTCACGGTCTCGGGGGATCGACGCGTGACGGTCGGCGGAAGCCAAATCATGAACGCGAATGCAAACCACGAAATGGGATCGACCAACACGTACATCCGCCCCTCGGGTGATTTCCAGGTCAATTCCACGACGGCCGGGTTCAACCAAACGGGCTCGTTCTACGTGAACGTCAATGGTTGCACGATATCATGCAGCGCTGGCAAATTGGTGCTCGACAATGGCGCAGGTGCTGCCATTTCGCTCGTGGGCGGGATCATCGTGGTGAAATCGGGAGGACCCACCAATTTAACGGCTGGAGGACCTCTCAATGCCACGGCACCCACCATCAAACTGAACGGTTGA
- a CDS encoding DUF2169 domain-containing protein — translation MFVRNRTEHKATLTRGHVSDTLSVATVVVVSTYRIDERGALHVDSNRKAAPTDAPTTEHYALWHEVSVTASGMVYGPARPPFVVAVSLRVGDVLRRVAVFGDRRWERAFGGDLVPSDPAPFDALPLAFDRAYGGKFDMPPGPDPLTGFPHPGGTMAFAKNPEGRGFYLDAASAEDGLLPNIELPEKLVQKWDDRPEPAGFAPCPELVALRMTDDFLLRMTGLRPESPPPEWTPATFAPHMPVVAMRAIHHAPGRLIFPTVPAGTRIELTGLGRKPLRFDVPGPPAKVVTASSNAPNAPTGSPLRSELRSIHIDADERHVLFAHGYTMTYRRDFAPEWLLVLPSPTPS, via the coding sequence ATGTTCGTTCGCAACCGAACGGAGCACAAAGCAACACTCACACGTGGTCACGTGAGCGATACGCTCTCGGTGGCGACCGTGGTGGTCGTTTCGACGTATCGAATCGACGAACGCGGCGCATTGCATGTGGATTCCAATCGAAAAGCCGCACCCACGGATGCTCCGACGACGGAGCATTACGCATTGTGGCACGAGGTTTCGGTCACGGCATCGGGAATGGTCTACGGGCCTGCTCGGCCGCCATTCGTCGTGGCGGTATCCTTGCGCGTGGGCGACGTATTGCGCCGCGTCGCCGTATTCGGCGACAGGCGCTGGGAACGAGCGTTTGGCGGCGATCTCGTGCCGTCGGATCCGGCGCCATTCGATGCTCTGCCGCTGGCGTTCGACCGAGCATATGGGGGCAAATTCGACATGCCCCCGGGACCCGATCCATTGACGGGGTTTCCGCACCCCGGAGGCACGATGGCATTTGCAAAAAACCCGGAAGGGCGTGGGTTTTACCTGGATGCGGCGTCGGCCGAAGACGGCTTGCTTCCGAATATCGAATTGCCCGAAAAACTCGTCCAAAAATGGGACGATCGCCCCGAACCGGCGGGTTTTGCTCCGTGCCCCGAGCTTGTAGCGTTGCGAATGACCGATGACTTTCTCCTGCGCATGACGGGTCTGCGTCCCGAATCGCCTCCGCCCGAATGGACGCCCGCGACGTTCGCGCCCCATATGCCGGTCGTGGCCATGCGAGCGATTCATCATGCGCCGGGCCGGCTGATCTTTCCCACAGTGCCCGCAGGCACGCGCATCGAATTGACCGGCTTGGGCCGAAAGCCATTGCGATTCGACGTTCCAGGGCCTCCGGCGAAGGTCGTGACGGCATCGAGCAATGCACCGAATGCGCCCACCGGTTCGCCATTGCGGTCCGAGCTTCGTTCCATTCACATCGATGCGGATGAACGGCACGTTTTGTTCGCACACGGATATACGATGACGTATCGGCGCGATTTTGCACCAGAATGGTTGCTCGTGCTTCCCTCCCCTACACCGAGCTGA
- a CDS encoding DUF2169 domain-containing protein: MSSSAIHSYRFPTGKSYLSLTVKRTYHIRPGARAEVAREHEEIVEKPVYADSTNEGAFHRLVHDTDRFCPEKPLTDVLVRGSAHSARGAVSSLIAAVEVGAAKKQVRVVGQRRIELGAGGRLSFTSPEPFVRLPLLWDHAFGGRDAHAEAKLSDTGTAFGRSRHGLAALAHGVPNPKEGGYSVSYPRNISGRGYFVDMDIERIGGVALPNLEDPADPVLPERLLVKDPLDWMDLPVAACFEPIDTLTFPRAVFMVPHAANAPKRPVHELSTGAILPADLADERFPRVPPNPRLFNCAPAGLAVCRLSGGERVKLHNLHPKYEILEFDLPGERPRLLIEPPGCKAADLPSQLATIWIEPEAERLTLTWAGKLEVAVPFPEEMLKKVRHAATFGRD, from the coding sequence GTGAGCAGCTCGGCAATTCATAGTTATCGTTTTCCCACGGGCAAAAGTTACCTGTCGCTCACGGTGAAACGCACGTATCACATCCGTCCCGGCGCACGGGCGGAAGTGGCGCGAGAGCACGAAGAAATCGTCGAAAAGCCCGTGTATGCGGATTCCACGAACGAGGGAGCATTCCATAGGCTCGTCCACGATACCGATCGATTCTGCCCGGAAAAACCATTGACGGATGTGCTCGTCCGAGGCAGCGCTCATTCCGCGCGTGGTGCTGTTTCATCGCTGATTGCGGCGGTGGAGGTCGGTGCGGCGAAAAAGCAAGTGCGCGTCGTGGGGCAGCGGCGCATCGAGCTCGGTGCGGGCGGGCGGTTGTCGTTCACGAGCCCCGAACCGTTCGTTCGATTGCCTCTTTTGTGGGATCATGCATTCGGCGGACGCGACGCTCATGCAGAAGCAAAATTGTCCGACACGGGCACGGCATTCGGTCGCTCGCGGCATGGTTTGGCGGCGCTCGCCCATGGAGTGCCAAACCCGAAGGAGGGTGGTTATTCCGTGAGCTATCCGCGGAACATTTCGGGTCGCGGATACTTCGTCGACATGGACATCGAGCGTATCGGCGGCGTAGCGCTTCCCAACCTGGAAGATCCGGCGGATCCCGTCTTGCCCGAACGCCTTTTGGTCAAGGATCCGCTCGATTGGATGGATCTGCCGGTTGCGGCTTGTTTCGAGCCCATCGATACGCTCACGTTTCCTCGTGCCGTGTTCATGGTGCCGCATGCAGCCAATGCACCGAAGCGGCCCGTTCATGAATTGTCGACGGGCGCGATTTTGCCTGCGGATCTCGCGGACGAGCGTTTTCCAAGGGTGCCTCCCAATCCGCGTCTTTTCAATTGTGCGCCGGCCGGTCTGGCGGTATGCCGGTTGTCTGGCGGCGAGCGCGTAAAACTGCACAACCTGCACCCCAAATACGAGATATTGGAATTCGATCTCCCTGGCGAACGACCTCGGCTGCTGATTGAACCTCCGGGCTGCAAGGCCGCCGATCTGCCAAGTCAGCTCGCGACGATATGGATCGAGCCGGAGGCGGAGCGGCTGACTTTGACGTGGGCCGGGAAACTCGAAGTCGCCGTGCCGTTTCCCGAAGAAATGCTGAAAAAGGTGCGCCATGCGGCAACGTTTGGCCGAGATTGA